From Xyrauchen texanus isolate HMW12.3.18 chromosome 15, RBS_HiC_50CHRs, whole genome shotgun sequence:
ctcacaaatgtatttttttatttgaagtgATAAgagttatggggacactagaaatgcccTCATAATCCACATTTATAACATTGTAATTACCAGCTTGTAAACATGTCCTCGCtggaacagtcactgggtctgctccagcatacctaaaatcatttctgcagagctacgttcccatcTGAagtctgcggtcggctaaggaacggcgccttgttgtaccaacacaaagaggcaccaaaccactttcctggactttcagtttcatcgtaccacattggtggaattaccttcccaactccatccgtgaagctgactcactttctgtcttcaaaccAGTTCTCACGACGGCGGGTCCAGTACATGTAGCCTATGCCCCTGATCGgccaaagtgcgtcggcctacTGGGAAAATGgcaggtatgccagattaccaatccagccctgactAGTTACTGTGTTCATGAGAAAAATAGCTAAAACTGGAGTAAATCAGATTATTTGATAATAATCAACTTGTTATTACTCTGtgattttccatttaaatttctCCCTTCTATTGCTGAGCTTTAAATTAGACTTCCACTTGGACTATGTATGTCCAATGCTCAAAAGAACTGATGATGatttaaaaccctaaaatgaaaattctctttcgtcatttactcagccttcgtgccatcccagatgtactttctttcttctgctgaacacagatatttttgaaaatatattgtgGGCCAGAACTTTgcaggtccaaaaaggacataaaggcagcataaaagtaatccatatgactccaatagTTAAATCTTCATATGTTCAGAAGCAAtgcgataggtgtgggtgagaaacagatcaatggtTGAGTCTTTTTTTCCTATAAGTCTTTACTTTCACtctcacttccacattcttcttctattGGTTTCGGTGATTCaaattcttcgtgcatatcgccacctactgggcagggaggagaatatatagtaaaaaaaggatttaaatattgaactgtttctcacccaaacctatcgtATCACCGTTGgaatacatttatgctgcctttatatgctttttggaccttcaaagttctggccaccattcacttgcattgtatggacctaaagagctgagatatttcctCTAAAAAAATCTTcttgtgtgttcagtagaagaaagtcattaATTTTTGGgataacataagggtgagttaatTATGAAAGAATCTTCATTTCGGGGTGAAATATCCCGAAAAacagagagcggtggattaagacagtcaggTGGGAAaatatgccaaatttactgtcactctgtCAGCAGCTGTAATGGAAAACATACGTATAGTAATtcgtttttaaaattgtattccaGGGTAATAAAAGaataagcataatgttataaatttacacgcaatattttacaaatgtattatataaaaagaTTTATATAATAGAGATTTACGCTGCCAAATAACGCGGAAACGCGTCATCATGGTATGTGAAAAGGGACTAATTGAGCCAATCAGTATCAATAATTTCcaattttaaagtttttattcatgGGAAAAAGTAGTATACactagtttgtaaaaaaaaataccaaaaaaaaaaataaataagtagcttgtttcttttgaaaatgtaggGGTACCcggagaaagacagagaacagaaAATTGAGAATGTAGTTACTAAAAGAGCCGGTGTGAAATAGTGGCGCTACAGATACTGCAAGTTTCAACACCACCAAAGAAGAACTGATAAAATATTTCTGTTTCCGGTACCGTTCGTGCGCCATCTTTGACGACAAATAGCCCGTCTATGTTGTTTTCGGAAAGTATCGAAAAGTATGATAGAAGACTGGATCTCCTAAAATAACCGAAGCATTAATTTGGCATTTGCCTTATTTTACGTGGTATAATACCGTACAAGTCGTCTGGAGAACATTTTTGTCGAGGTGAGCTGCAGAACTTTTGGTTTATTCTGGTTATTAGCAGTTTACTGCAGGAGTTTGATCAACTGtcgttaaaatatattttaattacgcCGTTTCATTTCAATCACCGTTTTTGGTGATTTTATAACTAAAAACGATAACATGACAAGTTGAGTAATTTTGTTATTTAACAACTTAAGCATAACTTAAAACTTGTTGAAGAGTTAGTGTACACTTTCAGTCATTTGGTCCTCACTTAATGAATAATTTCTTATGCGCACAAAAAGGTGTTGTAGTTTGATTTTGAGAAAATGCATTTGTTTAAATTGAAGTGGATAGTATGATATCAACTTCTCCCGGAACTTGACTGTATTATTAAATGATGACTATCTTCTGTCCTGTCATTGATGATGGATTATGTACATACAGTGATGTGCACATCTGGTTCCTAGTACTTAAAATCACTTAATCCCTGAGTATGTATGGTTATTATTTTAACCACAGACAGTGTTCTGTGTAACTTTGATATTATTCGAACTGAGATGTGTTGCTTGTATAGAGTAATTATTTGGTCGGACTCTTGAGTTAATGTGCTAACAGAGTATACAGTttacagttctgtgcaaaagcatttgtcttaagatggttatttatatcttcagctttaataggaaatataaattttagacttccaaacattccttttgcaaatagaatagaatttaaCAGTCatacaacagatggtatggcccccacagagcccagatctcaacatcgagtcagtctgggattacacgaaGAGACGGAAACAATTGATACCGCtgaaatagaagaactgtggaaagttctccaagaagctttgaacatcctgtctgccaacaaccaagaaaaactgtgtttgAGATGTACTGAAAAGAATTGGTACTGTTTTAAAGGCAGAGGTTGTCACAACAAACATTgatttcacttttttatttttactagactttgtatgatattaattgataaatgaaaactgtttatggtattatttctttagaaatcctcactatgcaacatttttcacaagtgcctaaaacttttgcacagtactttatATTCTGTATCCTTTTTCTACCCATCATTAGATGTCACTTGTAGATTTGGGAAAGCGCTTGTTGGAGGCAGCTCGTAAAGGACAGGATGATGAAGTGAGGTTGCTAATGGCTAATGGAGCTCCTTTTACAACAGACTGGGTGAGTCCAACGTAATTCTGCTTAAGCACACTACTAATTTAGGCCATTTATCATTTGAAATCTGCCATGTACTAACAGTGCTGACAGTGGTTTCATGTTCTTCTGTTGTAGCTGGGGACCTCACCACTGCATTTAGCAGCACAGTATGGGCATTACTCCACCGCTGAGGTGCTCCTCCGTGCTGGGGTGAGTAGAGATGCTCGCACTAAAGTGGATCGGACCCCTCTCCACATGGCTGCTGAAGAGGGCCACTCAAGCATCGTTGAATTACTGGTCAAGGTAAGAACACATGATCTCTCAGCATAGTATTGGATTGTTTTGAAGAGAAAGAGATTAGTTTTATACATGTCACTAATCTTTTGATCTTTGTTATATTCTCATATGTTTTGTTATATTGTTATATCTAATTTTGGATATCATTGGGTATAGAGTGGAGCAGACATCAGTGCCAAAGACATGCTGAAAATGACTGCCCTACACTGGGCTACAGAACACGGGCACAGAGCGGTCGTAGAGCTGTTGATTAAATACGGTGCTGATACTCACTCCCTGAACAAGTTTGACAAGACGCCTTTCAACATCGCCGTGGACAGAGGAAACACTGAGTTGATGCTCTTGTTGCAGGTAAAATTAAACCATTTTTGATTGTCAATTAGATATTAAGACATGACCTTTACGTCCCAGCTGTTGTGCATTTAACATGTTCAAAAAGGGAGTGCTGTgtcaacatggacctctgaatttgaaggatctttAGAGAttatgtatggaggaatggtctccgatctcttgccaggtgttctccaacctcattgggcattataagagaagactcagagctgctATCTTGGCAAAGAGAGTTTgcaaaaagtattaaataaaagggtgccaataattatggccaatgtgttttgtaaaacaaatatttgttaaataatgagattttccccactgtttcaattgttttacttatcaacaatgcagatttttttcacagccgcctttgctcatatttaccaagggtgccaatatttttggccacaattaTAAACATGTACCATATTACTTActgaataatattatttattaatattattaattttttattattatttgggttgGTTTCTGAAAAAATGAAACCAATTTTTGTAAATTGTATGTCcaatgtatgtgtaaatggtgatattttaaatttgaatgtgaaaaattgcaggagGCATTCCAAAAATGCCCAGAGATGAAGAGGTTAAACACCTTTTCTTTGTCAATGTGATGTTCTAGGATGGAATGCAGAATCAAGTAAACATGAATCCAGAGAGGACTATCCTAAGCAGCCCATCTCCTGCCACTGCCAGCCCTCAGTTCATCATCTCATCATCAGGAGTGGTTAATCTCTCTGATCTTGTTCTCACCAATGCTAAAACGAACACAGGTATGAACGGGTATTATAGACACTTGGCAACATACAGTTTTAGTACTGTTGTTTTTAGGGTAGGCAACCTCATGAGTTATTGGTTTGAATCAGTTAAATGATTCGCTTACATCAGTAGGAGCAGTTCTTGACCAATTCAGTAAACCACAAGGGTCGAACTCGAAATTAACCGAGAAGTGTTAATTTGTTACGAGTAGGCCTCTCAAGGCTTGCGAGACCTAAAGTAGAGTTAGTATAATTAATGACTGGTTGTCCTTATAATAAAATGATGTTGCACATTCAGAACAAGTTCTGTCAAATCAATGGTAATTAAAAACATATAGGCTATAGGTTTTGTTTCATATATTTGTTTAGGATATACTAGTTATGACAAATTATTCCTAATTTTAAAGTATTACAAGAATTGTTCAGCAACCAGAAATATTAAGTGGATTGGAATCTGAACCCTTATTTGAATTGAATGCAAATAGAAGTTATAGAGCTGGGTCAGATATTATATTGTtagttataaaaaaattatgctacatttctttatttgtttcaGAGAATGTGATTTCTGCTGACTCAGTGGATTCGGCTATTCAGCAACTTGTAGGGGAAGATGGCCAGAGAGTTATCACCATAGTAACAGACCAACAGGGCAACCTGCATCCTGGCAACCTTGGACAGAAATTCTTCGTCACAATGCAAGGGCAGCAAAGTGAGTAGATTGCTGTGCCACTCATTTATAACTCTTAAAGGCTTTGATGCAGTATTtttcacacatgcatgcatatttAGTAGTTGCAGTGCCCGCTGGTCAGATTTCTGAGGAAATCGTCACAGAGGAAACCAAACCAGTTCCATCAAGGAAGAGGAAATTTGAATCAACTATCAACCACACTGATACCAAACCTAAGGTCTGAGCAGCAGGAAATTTcactatttttattcaaattatgaattattgaatgCACAATC
This genomic window contains:
- the LOC127655669 gene encoding GA-binding protein subunit beta-1-like isoform X1; amino-acid sequence: MSLVDLGKRLLEAARKGQDDEVRLLMANGAPFTTDWLGTSPLHLAAQYGHYSTAEVLLRAGVSRDARTKVDRTPLHMAAEEGHSSIVELLVKSGADISAKDMLKMTALHWATEHGHRAVVELLIKYGADTHSLNKFDKTPFNIAVDRGNTELMLLLQDGMQNQVNMNPERTILSSPSPATASPQFIISSSGVVNLSDLVLTNAKTNTENVISADSVDSAIQQLVGEDGQRVITIVTDQQGNLHPGNLGQKFFVTMQGQQIVAVPAGQISEEIVTEETKPVPSRKRKFESTINHTDTKPKELTEKDSREQLELQLKEANRKAQEYWQQLLRKEQEAEQYRLKLEAFSNGQTNGTSDEPEEEVVFQEEEEEVVGGEEVVLPEGAIIIKEEAIDSSLSDETVALVDAGDTTGISEATL
- the LOC127655669 gene encoding GA-binding protein subunit beta-1-like isoform X2, yielding MSLVDLGKRLLEAARKGQDDEVRLLMANGAPFTTDWLGTSPLHLAAQYGHYSTAEVLLRAGVSRDARTKVDRTPLHMAAEEGHSSIVELLVKSGADISAKDMLKMTALHWATEHGHRAVVELLIKYGADTHSLNKFDKTPFNIAVDRGNTELMLLLQDGMQNQVNMNPERTILSSPSPATASPQFIISSSGVVNLSDLVLTNAKTNTENVISADSVDSAIQQLVGEDGQRVITIVTDQQGNLHPGNLGQKFFVTMQGQQIAVPAGQISEEIVTEETKPVPSRKRKFESTINHTDTKPKELTEKDSREQLELQLKEANRKAQEYWQQLLRKEQEAEQYRLKLEAFSNGQTNGTSDEPEEEVVFQEEEEEVVGGEEVVLPEGAIIIKEEAIDSSLSDETVALVDAGDTTGISEATL